In Chloroflexaceae bacterium, the DNA window ATGTTCATTAACACTGGAGTCCCCGGCGCCGGGGCGGGCTACCTGGCGCGGCGCTTCACAGCGATGGTCGCGCCGCTGCGCCCGGCGATCGTCGTGCTACAACTGGGGGTCAACGACCTGGCCGCCAGGTGGCCGGACCCGGCGACCCAGGAGGCGGTGGTCGAGGCGATTACGGCAGTGGTGGCCGAGGCGCGCGCGCTAGGGACGGAGGTAATCTTGACGACGATCTTCCCCCTGGCCCGCGGCCTCTGGGCCGATCCGGCGACTCAGGAGGCCATCGCTGCCGTCAACGAGCGGCTCGGCGCGTTAGCCGGCGCCGGGGTGCGGGTGCTCGACAGCGCCGCCATCCTCTGCGGGCCCGATGGCTACGTTCTCGACCGCTATGCCGATGACGAGTTGCACCTGAGCGCGGCGGGGTACGCGGCCCTGAACGCCGCGCTGCTGCCGTTGCTCGGCGGGGCAGCCGTTGGGTGAGTGGCGAGTTGACTGATCATATTCTCCTGCGAGACAATCTGCGGGAGCGTCGTGCCGTGGGCATTACCCTGTTCGACTATTCAATGCAATGATAAGGGCGCACTTGATGCGCTCGGCAAGCTCACGCTGAGCCACCCGGCGCCAACAAGAACGTTCGCGACGTGGGGCGCGCGCCGCCCCGCCGCCCCCGGACGGGATGCCGCTGCCGCGGGGTGCGGTGGCGCCCCATATCGGCCGGGCGACCTCCGGGTGGGGGCGTGGGGCGACCCGCCCCGATGGGGACGGCCCGCCCCGATGGGCGTGGCGTAGAGACGGCCCGCCGGGCCGTCTCTACGCCACCGATGGGGGAATGGCCTTCACGGAAGGGCGCGGCCGTTCCGGGGGGCCGTGGGCGGGCGACCCCGGGTGGCCGCCGCGCGGGGCAGGGTCCCAAACCCGCCCCTCGGCAGGGCATGGGGAAACCAGGTTTCCTGACCCTCCACCAGGCGGATGTGATATCGTTTTGTGATAATCTCTCGGACTAAGATAAGGATGCCGACCCTGCTGCGTCGCCTCTCATTGGCGGCCCTGATCGCCGTCTTGCTGCTGACCTGCGGTCCGGTGTTTGCCGAACATGAGGAGCAAAGCTCCGGGGCAAGCCCCAAACCGCACCGCTGGAGACAGAGTTTGTATTAGCTCTGCATGCAATACCGATCGCGCCGACGTCCGATTCCTGGGTGATGGGAGCAGTAAGGAGGCCGGCGTGAGCGGATTCCAGGTCACCTACTCCCAGAGCTGGCACAGGTCCGGCGAGCGTTCGCGCTCGTTCTCACCTGCGCATCATCCCAGGTCGCATTGGGACGCCATATACGGCAATCCACAATTCACAATCGATCACTCCTGGGGAAAGAAGAAATCAACGATAATACGGGTGGCGTCAAGGTTGCCGCTGGCCGCGCCCCCGGCGGCGACCCGAGGCTGGCGCGGGGGCCAGGCATGCCCCCCGCCTCTGACGATGTAAAGTTGCACCTCCGCTCCGCTTGCGCAGCGCGGGTAGACCCAATGCTCGACGCTGGTCCCGTCGTCTACCACCGGCGGCAGCGCCGTGACTCGTGGCCAGGCGGCGCAGCCGTTCGCGGCGGCGAAGCGCCTGACCGACTCGGCCGTGCTGAGCACAAAGCCCTTCTCGCAGACGCGCCGCATCCCAGCGCAGACCTCGCCGCCTTCAAAGGGAATGAAGGGATCCGCGTCGCCGTTGATGCTCAGAAGGTTGATTGTCGCCAGCGGCGTACAAGCCGCCGCCAGAGGCTGGGGGATGTTGGCGATGACCGGCGCCAGCCCGGCGAACACGCCGCGGGTTTCGCAGCCGAGCTGGCAGGTCATCATGCCGCCATTAGAAGCGCCCGTGACGTAGACCCGCGTCCGGTCCAGGGGGGCGCGCGCGGCGACCTCGTCAATCAGGGCCACCAGAAAGGCTACATCGTCAACCCCGCCCGCGAGGGGTCGAGGGCGCCCCGGCCGTCGTTCCAGCGCATGCCATTGAAGGCGTTCGGGTAGACGACGCGGAAGCCGCGCGCGTCGGCGTAGCGGTCAAAGCCGAGGGCGAGTTGCATGGTGCGGCCGCTGCCGTAGCCCCCGTGGAGCACGACGAGGAGCGGCAGAGGCTGCCCCGCGCGGGCCTGGGGTGGCACGTGCAGGATCGCGCTGCGGTCGCGGCCATCAACCCGCAGCGCGAGGGTGTGGTTGCCGGGCCACAGCGCGGCGCCGGGAGCGGCGGTCACCAGAGTAGTCAGTGCCAACCCGGTCAGCAGTGTCAGGGCGAGGAAGAATGCGGCAGGACGCAGAAGCTGGCGCATCGTGAACTCCTTGGATTATGCCGGGCTGGAGGATACTCGCAGGCCAGGTATAGCACCGGGTTGTGAACGCACCGTGAAGGTCCGGTGAAATCAAATCAGGCGTTGCCAACGGCGCCGGATACCTCCGTGTCGCCCGCATTGGCCGTGGAGGGCAGGTCTTATGGAGATTAAGAATTAAATCCGGTATAGCTCGCGCAGGCGGGTTTCGCATCGGTAGCCCGCGGCTTCAGTCGCCGGGCTACAGGGCAAATGCCGGTTGATACGCTTAAACTTCATCAGACAGTCCCAGGGCCGCGCGCCCGGCCGGGGTCAGCGCCACCCGGATCGGGCCGCGATACCCCGTGCAACCCACGGCGACTCCGCGCTGGGTGATGCGCAACAGGCCCCGTTCGCAGAGAGCGGCGCACACGGCGCGCATCCAGGCCATACGTTCGGGCGTGGGAACCGCGGGCCGCAGCGCGCGGCTGACAGCGCCCGGGCACGCCGTCGCTCCCGGCTGCAGGCGTGCCAGCGCCTGCAGCACGGCGTATTCGTCTGGAGAGAAGGACTGCATCTTTTCATTGATTATAGCATTCGGAACATGCCCGTGGCTCTGAGCTACCGCGCCCGTATCTCCATACCGGGTTCGCCAGCCTTCGCCATCCGGTCACCTGACCTGCTCCCCACTCGACCCGCAACCGGCGGGCCCGGCAATGATCAAAACGTCATCGAGTTCACTACTATCGAGGATGACGCCCTCGGCGAAGAGCTTCAGGTGATCTGGGAACTCGAGCCCGGCGCCCGCGAGGTCGCCAACTAGCTCGGCTGCCAGGCGCGCCGCGCCGTCGAGTTGCTCGTGCAGGCCCTCGATCTGGCTGACCAGAATGAGGGCAGCCGTCTGGAAGCGCTCTACACAGTTGCTCCGGGCCTGGGTCTGCGCGAGGGAGAGGCGCCCGGGTTACACTGGCGTGACATCAGCCTGGAGCAGCACACACTGTGCGTCGCACAGACCGTGCAGCGGATCACGGGCAGGCTGGCGCTCGAGCCGCCGAAGACCGAGCGCAGCGCTCGCTTGTTGCCATTGCCCCTCTTCGTCGAGCGAGCGCTGATGCGCCACGCCGAGCGCCAGGCGCTGGAGCGGCGCGTGGCTGGTGATGCCTGGGCGGTACAGACGACCATAGCCATCAGGTTGGACGCGGTGGCGCCTCCCTCCGCGTCCGCCCCCATACGCTGCCGGCCGCCGAGTTTGGCTACATGATTGGCTACATGGCCCAAACCAAAGCGCCCGGCGGTTGTCGCCGAGCGCTTCCTGATGCGTTATTATGTGGCTCCCCGACCTGGATTCGAACCAGGAACCTACTGATTAACAGTCAGCCGCTCTACCGTTGAGCTATCGGGGAACGTATTCTTATGCACCGCCGCATAGTATACCATAGGCGGCCTGGAGATGCAAATCAATGAAAGGTGATACGTGTTCACTTTTGAGGTAATGGTATCTTGGTTCTACTTTGTCACGTTGCCCCTGGCGGGGGCCTGTGGCGCCGAAGATCTCCCCTTCCTGGCGCGGCGAAGCCATGCCGCACCAGGAAGGGAAATCCTGGAGAGGTGCAACCCCTCCGAACCTCCTCCCAGCGGAAGCCGCGGCAAGTGACAAAGTAGAGTTGGGAGGACGACGGGGCTCATGCAACTGGGGCGAGCCCCGAACGTCGCACGATTTACTGGTTCTGGCGGTATAGTCGCCGCCGGACCCCGCCGCCGGGGGCGGACGGTGCATCAACCCTCAGGTAGCGAGAGCATCCACATTACGCTGCCGGCGTTGACGTAAGCGGGAGAGGCGCAAAGCCGCGACCTCAAAACCACCGGCGCTTTGCGTCAACCGAGGAACGCCGAATGCCTGCCACGGTCACAACGCGGCGTGCAGAATCGCCGTCAGTTCCTCGTCGGTCAGGGTGATGGGGTTGCCCTGCATGCTGCTCGCCCGGCTGGCACGGGCCACAATCGCGGGGAAGTCGCCCGCGGTGATGCCATAGGCGGCCAGACGCGGGATGCCCAGCTCGTCGGCGAGGGCGGCGGCCCACGCCGCGCCCTGCTCCGGCGTAGCCGCGGCTTCGCCGGTCAACAGGCGGGCCGCCTCGGTGTAGCGCGCCAGCGCAGGCGACTGCGGGGCGCGCTGCCGCAGCGCGGCGATGTTGCTCGCCATCACCGGGCCGAGCAGCCGCGCGCAGATCGCCCCGTGCGGAGCCGCGTACATGCCCCCCAGCGCCGCGGCAAATCCGTGGACCGCACCCAGTCGCGCGTTGGCCAGCGCCAGGCCGCCGCAGAGACTGGCAATGGCCATATCTTCGCGCGCCTGCCGGTCCCCGGGTTCGCGACAGGCGCGGCGCAGGCTGCGCGCCGCCCGCGCCAGCCCCTCGCGGCACGGCCCGTCGGTAAGCGGGGTGGCCGCCGGACTGACAAACGGCTCCAGGCACTGGGTCAGGGCGTCCATGCCCGTGCTGGCCGTCAGCGCCGCGGGCAGGCCATAGGTCAACTCCGGGTCCACCAGCGCCACCCGCGGCAGCATCAGCGGGCTGCGCAGACTGACCTTGACCCGCTCCGCGGGTACGCCCAGCACGGCGTTGCGCGTCACTTCCGAACCCGTGCCGGCAGTGGTCGGGATGGCGATACAGGGCAGCGGCGGCGCCGCCAGCGGTTGCCCGCGCCCCACTACCTCCAGATAGTCGAGCGGGTCACCCGGGTTAGCGGCGAGCGCGGCGATGGCTTTGCCGGCGTCGAGGGCGCTGCCGCCGCCCATCGCCACGACCAGATCGCAGCCCTCGGCGCGGGCCAGGGCCGCGCCCGCCGTCGCCGTCTCCACCGTCGGCTCGCCGGCGACCGCAAAAGTGGTCGTAGCGACCCCCGCGGCGCGTAGCGTCTCCAGCAGCGGCACCAGGCGCTCCGGCGAGCGGCTGCCTACCACCAGCGCCCGGCGGCCCAGGGCCGCGGCGAGTGTTCCCGCCTCGCGCGCCGCTCCCGCGCCGAAGATGATGCGCCCTGCGGTAGCGAACTCGAACCTCATCGCGGCAACTCCCACGCGGCAGGTTCGGGGAACACCGCGCGGTAGCGCACACTGCTGCGCGGCTCGGCCATCATTTCGGCCACCGTGTCGCGCCAGACGGCATAGTGCGCCGTGGCCTTGTGGGCCGCCGGGGCCTCGTCATCGCGGTAGATCTCGACCAGGATAAAACGAGTCGGATCATCCTCTTGCTGGATGACATCGAACCGCACCACGCCCGGCTCCTGCACACTGTTGCGCGCGTTCTCAAGCGTCGCCGCGCGAAACGCCTCGACGTATTCGGGCTTTACGTGGACATGCACGTGCACGATCTGCATGGCGCCACCTCCCTGAGGTTGTTATCGTACCCGATTGTACGGTCAGGTCGCCATAGACGCAAGCCCGGATCGCAGGGCGTCTCTTGTCGCCACAGGGCATCTGTGGGATTGGGTCTGCTACGATTTACCGTGGAGGGCATCGAAGACGGGCTATTTGAAACCTCCGCGCCTCTCCGCGCCCTCGGCGGTGAGTTCGTGTGCGGTTTCGACCCGTGCTATACTGGTTCGGACATTCGCCAGGAAAGCGCCGTCTATGACCGACCTGCTTGGCCAGCTTGTGGGCAACTACCAGCTCGAAGCGCTTCTCGCCATCGGCCCCACAGGACCAACCTATTCCGCCCGTCACGTGCAACTGCGGCGGCTCTGCACGGTCAAGGTGTTTGACCCGGGGCTGACCGCCGACCCTGCGGTGCGCGCGCGGCTGCTGGAGAGCCTGCAGCGCGTCGCGGGGCTCCGTCACCCCAATCTGCTCACGGTGTATGACCTGGGCGAGGTGCAGGGGCGAGTCTTCGTCGCCAGCGAGGCGCCCGCAGGCGGAACCCTGCGCAGCCTGCTCCAGCAGTTGCGCGGCACGCGCGCCCGTCTGACCATTGCCCGCGCCCTGGACCTGGCCCGCCAGTGCGCAGAGGGATTGGACCATGCCCATCGCGCCGGCATCGTTCACGGCGCGCTGCGCCCCGAGGCGCTGCGGTTGAGCAGCGTCGGCGAAGAGGCGACGCTCAAGGTGGGCGACCTGGGCATCGCCCCGGTGTTGCCAGTCGAGGCCACCGCCATGCCTGCCTACCTGACCCCCGAACAGGCCCGGAGCGGCCCGCCCGACGCCCGCAGCGACGTATACGGTCTGGGGACGCTGTTGTACGAATTGCTGATCGGGGTTCCCCCCTTCAACCTGAGCGACCTGGATCGGGCTACAGAGAAACACCTGCGCGCCCGCCCCGTGCCACCGCGTGTGGTGCGCCCGGAGATCCCCGCTGCACTCGAAACGATAGTGCTGCGTTGTCTGGCCAAGGCGCCCGAAGAGCGGTTCGCTCATGCTGGCGATCTGGCCGAGGCCCTGCGCCAGGTAGCGGGCGCCCCGGCGTCCACGGCGCCACCGCCGCCCGCGCCGGAACCGCTCCTTAGCAGCTTGCTAGAGACCCCGCCGCCTCCGCCTTCCGTTCCCGCCGGGCCGCTCGTCAGCCTGACCCCCGAACGCGAACGTATCGAACTGACCCCCGGGCGGCCCACGGTCGTCGCGGCGCAGATCCACCATCGCGGCCCCGGCGTCGAGCGCTTCAGCCTGAGCCTGGAGGGCGTGCCCGCCGAGTGGATCAGCGCCGTCGATCCGCCGGTTGAACTCGGCCCCGACGCCCGGGCGCGCCTGACGCTGCTCATCACCGCGCCCACCGACCACCGCCACGCTGCCGGCGAGTACCCGGCGCTGCTCCGCGCCCGCGCGGCGACCGCGCCGGAGCGTGAGGCCACGGCGCGCATCGTCTGCTCGGTGCGGCCCTTCGTCGCCCCGCATATCGTCATTACCCCCGAACGGGCCAGCGGGCGCATGGAGGGCGAGTACAGCCTGACCATCCGCAACGACGGGAACACCGAGGCGACGTTTGCGCTGAGCGCCGACGATCCCCGGCGCCTGCTGGCCTATGAGTTCGTGCAGGAGAGCGTGCGCCTGGCCCCCGGCCAGAGCGCCAGGGTGCCGCTTACCGTCCTGGCCCCGCGGCGGCTCTTCGGCGGCCCCGAAACCCTGCGTTTCAGCGTCTTCGCCGAGAGCGAGGAGGCCAGCCCGGTGGAGGCGCGGGCCGAGTTCACCCGCGTGCCGTTGCTGCCCCTCTGGGCGCCACTGGCCGCTGCCGGCCTGATCGCCCTGGCCCTGCTTGCGGGCCTGCTGCTCAACAACCCGCCCGGCGGCAACCCGCCCCCGCCCGCCACGGCCACCATTGCTCCCTCGCCGCAACCCGGCGCCCCGCAGATCGCCTATTTCACCGTCAAACCGGAGGTGGTAGCGCCAGGCGAGCCGGTAACCGTCGCCTGGGACGTGCGCGGGGCCGAGCGGGTGCAGATTGACCAGTTCGGCGACGTTCCCCCGCTCGGCGAACGCTCCTTCCGCCCCGAGCGCACCACCGACTTCCGCCTCGTCGCCCGCGCTGGCGACAAAGAGACCGTCGCCATCGTCCGCGTCCTGGTGGCCGAGGCCACCCCTACGCCCGAACCGACGGCCATCCCCACAGAGGCGCCATCTCCTGCTCCGGCGCCTTCGCCTACGCTTGCCGCGACGGCTACCCCGGTCGGAACGGCCACCCCGGCGGCCCCGACGCCCACCCTGGCCCCCGCGCCCGGCTCCATCGCGCTGCTCGACCTTGCCCCCGCCGCCCGCTGGACGACCAGCGCCGGCCCCATCACCTTCGGCGCGCCGCAGGGCAACCCCGAAGCGGGCGGCTGGGCCGACATCGCCAGGGTGATCCGCCTCGAAGACGGCAGCCTGGCCCCCGCCGCGCTGCTGACCTTCCCGCCGCTGGCGCCGGAGGCCGCGGGCGACGGCAGGACCTTTATCGAGGCGCGCTTCGACCTGCCGCAGATCCAGGCAGGCCAGTTCTTCCTCGCCGTCATCGGCTTCTCCAGGGAGGCCCGCGGGCCGGCGCTGGACGTGCTGGTCACCTTTAACAACGAGCTCCTCTACGAGGGGAGCGTGCTGCCCGACGGCGCCCTGACGGCCATCAGCGCCGACATGGCGCCCTTCGTGGGCCAGGAGGGGGACCTGGTGCTGCGCGTCAGCGCCGAGCAGGGCGCGGCGCAGGCCCTCTACTGGGTGAAGCCGCGCATTGATCGGCCGTGAGAAGACCAGGGAGGGCATAGCCCTCCCGGACACTTCCATTGGGCAGGGGAAACCTGGCTTCCCCACTTCTCAGGTGTAGGGTTTCCCGGCGCATGCTCGTGTCGCATGCGCCATCCGGGGCATTGGGACGCCTAACCCCCCTCTACCGCTCGCGGGAGAGGCGGGCGGGGGGGGGGTGAGGACCGTAAGCGCATTGGAATGCCAAAAACCTCTGCTCGCCAAAAAACCTGAGAGGGCTTCCCCAACCCCCTCTGGCTTCGCGAAGTTAAAAAAAGATTCACCCCCAGAGACACCAATTTGTCATCCCGTCATCCGACGAGTCTTAACATTCCCCTGCTACCATCGAAGGCGCAGTCCCGACGGAACAAGCGATGCGTGCGCCCTCTCCCGACAGGGTGAGCGCAAGCTGGCCACGTCGCTCGCTCACGACGCCCGGCGTTCGCCAGGGCTACGTACCGGGTGCTACGCGTATCGGTTCAGGGGAGAAAGGGAAGTTATGGCATCGTCGCACCCCCGTTGGCGCGCCGTCGCGCGCCTGGCGAGCATCAACGTCTTGCTGCTCGCCGTACTCGTCTCCTTCGTCGGACCCATTCCGCAACTCGCTCGCGCCACCGCCACCATTACCCGATGGACCTTCGACAACGACACCCTGACGCCCGCGGTTGGCTCGGGAACGGCCACTCTGGTGGGCGGGACCACGGCGTCCTTCGCTACCGGGCGCGTCGGCCCGCGCCCGCCTGACTCGGGCTGGAACACGACCACGTATCCCGCCCAGGGCGCTAACAACCGCACCGCCGGGGCACAGTTCGCCGTGAGCACGGTAGGCTACGAGAACATCGTCTTCAGTTGGGACCACCGGCACAGCAATACCGCCGCCAATACGGCCGTGCTGCTGTACTCCACCGACGGCGGCGCGACCTTTGCCGAGGCCAGCGTCTATACCGCCAACGCGGGCGACGCCTGGTTCAGCCGCAGTTTCGACTTCAGCGCCATTCCGGCAGTAAACAACAACCCCAATGTTATCTTCCGCATCGTTTCGTCATTCGCGGCCGGCGGCTCGACCTATGTGGCCTCGAACCCCGGCTCGAACTATGCTACCACTGGCACCTGGCGCTTCGATAATGTCACCGTCATCGGTACAGCCCTGGGCAGCGACGCGGCTCCGACGGTGACCAGCACCGCCCCGGCCAATGGCGCGGCCAATGTGCCTCTGGCCAGCGATGTTACCGTGACCTTCAGCGAGCCGGTGGCCGTCAGCGGCGACTGGTTCACCCTGGCCTGCGCCTCCAGTGGAACGCGCGCTCCCTCGGCAGCCAATGTCGCCGTCTCCGGCGGGCCGACCACGTTCACCATCAATCCCGCCGCTGATTTCGCCTTTAGCGAAACCTGCACCCTGACCGTGATCGCCGCCCTGGTGACCGATCTGGACGCAAGCGATCCGCCCGACACGATGGCGGCCGATTTCGTGGCCACCTTCAGCACTGTGGCTGCGCCCAGCGTCGCCACGCGCATCCGCGACATCCAGGGCGCCGCGCATGTCTCGCCGCTGGTGCCGGTTATCGCCGATAATGCCATCTCCTTCGGCAGCCGGGTCGAGAACGTGCCGGGCATCGTCACCGTCGTGCGTCCCAACGGGTTCTATCTCCAGGACCCCGAGCCTGACGCCAGTGATGCCACCTCCGAGGGCATCTTCGTCTTCACCGGCAGCGGCCAGGCGGTGATCACCCAGGGCGGCAGCGGCCCGGTGCAGGTCGGCGACCGCCTGGAGGTCAGCGGGCGCCCGGTGGAGATCCGCCCGGGCTGCACCAGCGCCGCCTGTGTCTCCGGCAGCAGCGCCTGGAATAACCTGACCATCACCAACCTCAACGCGACCACGTCTGCCGCCGATAACCGGGTGATCCGCCTGATCTCCCGCAACAACCCTCTGCCCGATCCGGTGGTGATCGGCCAGGGCGGGCGGACGCCCCCGGCCACGGCGACCGTCTTCGGCAGCCCCGGCGCCGCGCCGACCAACACGGTCGAGACAGCCAGCTACGTCTTCAACCCCGCCGCCAACGGCATTGATTTCTTCGAGAGCCTGGAGGGGATGCGCGTCCAGGTCAACGACGCGGTGGTCGTCGGGCCGACCAATAACTTCGGCGAGATCGTGGTCCTGGCCGACAACGGCACGGGTTATGGCCTGCGCACCCCCCGTGGCGGCCTGGTGATCACTCCCACGGACCTCAACCCCGAGCGCATTATCCTGGATGACGCCATTCTGCCCACGCCTCAGGTGAACGTCGGCGACCGCTTCCCCGGCGTCGGCGCGGTGGTGGGCGTGATGGACTACAGCTTCGCCAACTTCAAGCTGCTGATCACCCAGCCGCTGCCCCCCGCTGTGCCGGGCAGCCTCACGCAGGAGGTGACGAACCTCACCGGCGCGGTTGACCGCCTGACCATCGGCGCCTTCAACATCGAGAACTTCGCCGCCGACACCGTGACCCCCCAGCGGCGCGATGCTATCGCCCGGATCATCGTCAACAACATGGGCGCGCCCGACATTGTGGCCCTGCAAGAAGTGCAGGACAATAACGGCGCAACCGGCGGCACGGCGGACACGAACGTTGACGCCTCGCGCACCTTCGAGACCCTGATCAACGCCATCGTAGCCGTGGGCGGCCCGACCTATTCCTACCGCCAGATTGACCCCGTGGCCAATCAGGACGGCGGCGAGCCGGGCGGGAACATCCGTGTGGCCTTCCTCTTCCGCACCGATCGCGGTCTGAGCTTCGTGGATCGGCCTGGCGGCGCCTCAACCACGGCGGTGAGCGTGGTCAACAACGGCGGGCGGCCTGAGCTGAGCTTCAGCCCCGGGCGCATTGACCCCACCAATCCGGCCTTCAACAACAGCCGCAAGCCGCTGGTGGGCGAGTTCCGCTACAACGGGCAAACGCTCTTCGTCATCAACAACCACTTCAACTCGAAAGGCGGCGACCAGCCGCTGTCGGGCCGCTTTCAGCCCCCGACGCGCTCTACCGAGGTACAGCGGCACCAGCAGGCCCAGATCGTCAACGATTTCGTTGACAGCGTGCTGGCGATTGACCCCAACGCCAACATCGTCGTCCTGGGCGATCTGAACGACTTCCAGTTCTCGGAGACGCTCAACATCGTCAAGGGCACGCCGGGCGGCGTGGGCGCACCGGTGCTGTTTGATCTGAAGCTGAACCAGCCGGCCAACGAGCAGTACACCTACATCTTCGAGGGCAACTCGCAGGTGCTGGACAGCATCCTCATCAGCCGCAACCTGCGCGACAGCGGCGCGCAGTACGACACGGTCCACGTGAATGCCGAGTTCAGCGCCGCGAGCAATGCCAGCGACCACGACCCCAGCGTGCTGAGGTTGTACTTTCGCCCCCGCGCAACTCCGCCAGCGCTGGTGGCTGCCGGTAGTTATGACACCGGCCTGGGCGGCAACGGCGCCGAGATCATCAGCGTGCGCGGCGACCGCGGGGTGCTCACCAACGCTGGCGACGGCAGTATTGACGTGCTCGACACCAGCGATCTCTTCAATATCCAGCGCATCCGGCGCATCACCGGCGTGCCCAATCTGACCTCGGCGGCCGTCCACCCCACGAAGGACCTCTTCGTCGCCGTGGCCGGCGCGTCGTCGCCGCGCAGCGGCCAGTTGCTGGTGTACCGTCTCTCTGACGGGGCATTGCTGGCGACGGCGAACATCGGGCGCCAGCCCGACTCGGTGGAGATCAGCCCCGACGGGCGCTTCGCCGTGGTGGCGATCGAGGCCGAGCAGGTGAACGCCGCCGACGACGGCGGCGCGGGCGCGATTGGCGTGGCCGACCTCAGCGCCTTCGACCCGGCCAGTTCGACGAGCGTGCCCTTCAGCATCGTCGAACTGCCCGACCTGAGCAGCCTGCCCGGCATCGCCGCCAACCGGCGCTACGATGTGCCCGGCAACCCGCTCGTGTCGAATGCTCCCGGCGGGCTGGAGCCTGAAGGGATCGCCTTTACGCCTGACAGCAGCGCGGTGTACGTGACGCTCCAGGAGAACAATGCGATCGTGCGCCTGGACCT includes these proteins:
- a CDS encoding GDSL-type esterase/lipase family protein, which produces MSDTQPTPVRRVVFFGDSRADWWLPPQAPGFMFINTGVPGAGAGYLARRFTAMVAPLRPAIVVLQLGVNDLAARWPDPATQEAVVEAITAVVAEARALGTEVILTTIFPLARGLWADPATQEAIAAVNERLGALAGAGVRVLDSAAILCGPDGYVLDRYADDELHLSAAGYAALNAALLPLLGGAAVG
- a CDS encoding DUF3253 domain-containing protein, giving the protein MQSFSPDEYAVLQALARLQPGATACPGAVSRALRPAVPTPERMAWMRAVCAALCERGLLRITQRGVAVGCTGYRGPIRVALTPAGRAALGLSDEV
- a CDS encoding iron-containing alcohol dehydrogenase; protein product: MRFEFATAGRIIFGAGAAREAGTLAAALGRRALVVGSRSPERLVPLLETLRAAGVATTTFAVAGEPTVETATAGAALARAEGCDLVVAMGGGSALDAGKAIAALAANPGDPLDYLEVVGRGQPLAAPPLPCIAIPTTAGTGSEVTRNAVLGVPAERVKVSLRSPLMLPRVALVDPELTYGLPAALTASTGMDALTQCLEPFVSPAATPLTDGPCREGLARAARSLRRACREPGDRQAREDMAIASLCGGLALANARLGAVHGFAAALGGMYAAPHGAICARLLGPVMASNIAALRQRAPQSPALARYTEAARLLTGEAAATPEQGAAWAAALADELGIPRLAAYGITAGDFPAIVARASRASSMQGNPITLTDEELTAILHAAL
- a CDS encoding antibiotic biosynthesis monooxygenase — protein: MQIVHVHVHVKPEYVEAFRAATLENARNSVQEPGVVRFDVIQQEDDPTRFILVEIYRDDEAPAAHKATAHYAVWRDTVAEMMAEPRSSVRYRAVFPEPAAWELPR
- a CDS encoding protein kinase, with protein sequence MTDLLGQLVGNYQLEALLAIGPTGPTYSARHVQLRRLCTVKVFDPGLTADPAVRARLLESLQRVAGLRHPNLLTVYDLGEVQGRVFVASEAPAGGTLRSLLQQLRGTRARLTIARALDLARQCAEGLDHAHRAGIVHGALRPEALRLSSVGEEATLKVGDLGIAPVLPVEATAMPAYLTPEQARSGPPDARSDVYGLGTLLYELLIGVPPFNLSDLDRATEKHLRARPVPPRVVRPEIPAALETIVLRCLAKAPEERFAHAGDLAEALRQVAGAPASTAPPPPAPEPLLSSLLETPPPPPSVPAGPLVSLTPERERIELTPGRPTVVAAQIHHRGPGVERFSLSLEGVPAEWISAVDPPVELGPDARARLTLLITAPTDHRHAAGEYPALLRARAATAPEREATARIVCSVRPFVAPHIVITPERASGRMEGEYSLTIRNDGNTEATFALSADDPRRLLAYEFVQESVRLAPGQSARVPLTVLAPRRLFGGPETLRFSVFAESEEASPVEARAEFTRVPLLPLWAPLAAAGLIALALLAGLLLNNPPGGNPPPPATATIAPSPQPGAPQIAYFTVKPEVVAPGEPVTVAWDVRGAERVQIDQFGDVPPLGERSFRPERTTDFRLVARAGDKETVAIVRVLVAEATPTPEPTAIPTEAPSPAPAPSPTLAATATPVGTATPAAPTPTLAPAPGSIALLDLAPAARWTTSAGPITFGAPQGNPEAGGWADIARVIRLEDGSLAPAALLTFPPLAPEAAGDGRTFIEARFDLPQIQAGQFFLAVIGFSREARGPALDVLVTFNNELLYEGSVLPDGALTAISADMAPFVGQEGDLVLRVSAEQGAAQALYWVKPRIDRP